DNA from Flavobacteriales bacterium:
ATCATCCTGGTGGCCAGCGACCGCATCAGCGCCTTCGATGTGGTGCTGCCGCGCGGCATCCCATTCAAGGGCCAGGTGCTCAGCCAGCTCAGCTGGCACATGCTCCAGGCCACCCGCCACGTGGCGCCCAACTGGGCCGAGGCCTCGCCCGACCCCAACGTGGTCATCGGGGCCGCCTGCAGCACGGTGAAGGTGGAGATGGTGGTACGCGGCTACCTCGCCGGCCACGCCTGGCGCACCTACCAGAGCGGCATCCGCACCCTTTGCGGCGCAACCTTGCCCGAAGGGATGAAGGAGAACGACCGCTTCCCCACGCCCATCATCACCCCCAGCACCAAGGCCGATGTGGGGCACGATGAGGACATCACCCCCGCCGAGATCCTGGCGCGCGGCCTCTGCACACCGCAGGAGTGGGACACCATGCAGCGCTACGCCCTGGCGCTCTTCGCCGAGGGCAGCCGCATCGCCGCCGAGCGCGGCCTGCTGCTGGTGGACACCAAGTACGAGTTCGGCCGCACCCCCGATGGGCGCATCCTGCTCATCGACGAGGTGCACACGCCCGACAGCTCCCGTTACTTCTACGCCGACGGCTATGCCGAGCGCCAGGCCCGCGGCGAACGCCAGAAGCAGCTCAGCAAAGAGTTCGTGCGCGAATGGCTCATTGCCGGCGGCTTCATGGGCAAGGAAGGCCAGCAGGTGCCGCCCATGGACGATGCCTTCGTGCACAGCGTCACCGAACGCTACGTGGAGCTCTTCGAACGCATCACCGGCCAGGCTTTCCACCCCGCACCCACCGAGGCCATCAATGCCCGGGTGCAACGGGCAGTGGGGGAGTACTTGGGATAGGACTGGGCGCGTGTTCCCTAGATGCGGTGGTCATTCAATGTTGACCGCTGTTGCGCGGATGTCCTTGCGAGGCTCTGCGAAGCAATCCGCGTAATGGCGGTCAACGTTTTGCGGCTTGGCGTAGTGGCGGATTTTTAGCACAAAAGTTAAATCGAAGAACTGCACTTGAACCTACCACAAAACTGTCATACGAAGCACTGAACCCGCCATTACGCCAAACCGCTGTTAGTGGCTGTTTTTCACTACTCATATTGAAAAGGTTCGTTTCCTTCTGCCATTTTTCGTACATTTTCAAGTACTTGTTTCATGTATCTCTTGTAAAAAACATTAGCAAAAAGCCATTGAAAAGGAATAAGTAAAACGCCTTTTCCGTGAATTGTATAGTCATAGTTAATTTTTATCTTTTTAGGTTCAATTTCAGTTGTTGTCCACTCAAAAGTAAACTTCCAAATATTCAACATCCAAGACTTGAAGTTTCCTACTTCTACCTTCCAGTATTTATTTTCAATTCGCTCAATTACCTCGTCTGTGGAAACTTCTCCGCCTTTAAAAGTTAGTGATTTTGCAGCATATATGTTTTTAATTGAACCAACCTTTCCCCAACTCTCGTCATTCGTTGTCTTTGTCACTGCTGGCATAAGTCCATAGCCAGTGTGAACTTTAGTTACATCGCCCAAAATAGGTGCTTTAAAAGCTCGTTCAAGAGAGCAATTGTAGATTGTTGTTGTGTGAATTTTAAAGTCCATAAGTCATGTTTGTAATTGTTGTGTTTTATCCCTTGGTTATTTTAATCTTCACTTGTCAAGTGTCGTTCGAAAATAGCCACTAACGGACAAGTGTATGGGCCGTGGCTCTGCATGGCCCATACACGTAGTTGTACGCAGGCGTTCTTTGTATTTTGGCTGTTAGGCGATGGGTGGACGATTCATCATTAGCCCGATGAACGTGGACCGAAGCGGTAGCCGCCGCGTGGCAAAAGGTCTGGTCCGCATAATGCAGGGACGAAATTCCCGGTTAGCCCTGCAAC
Protein-coding regions in this window:
- a CDS encoding phosphoribosylaminoimidazolesuccinocarboxamide synthase — encoded protein: MRSDLRHPLITNVYRGKVRDVYTLSDGRIILVASDRISAFDVVLPRGIPFKGQVLSQLSWHMLQATRHVAPNWAEASPDPNVVIGAACSTVKVEMVVRGYLAGHAWRTYQSGIRTLCGATLPEGMKENDRFPTPIITPSTKADVGHDEDITPAEILARGLCTPQEWDTMQRYALALFAEGSRIAAERGLLLVDTKYEFGRTPDGRILLIDEVHTPDSSRYFYADGYAERQARGERQKQLSKEFVREWLIAGGFMGKEGQQVPPMDDAFVHSVTERYVELFERITGQAFHPAPTEAINARVQRAVGEYLG